A single genomic interval of uncultured Sphaerochaeta sp. harbors:
- a CDS encoding APC family permease yields MATKQKKLGTFDSVHLLIGGMIGSAIFSLSGMTILSAGPSAIISWVLGALILLAYGLQTAELASRYPQSGGVFAFPALLLGKTREQGNLWGWISAWAYLFGCIAGAAFSAIYIGIYLSVAFPAMGALQVPLGIAAVLFSGVLNAVRFRITGKATTVLTLFLGLTLLIFSVSVFSSGSWDVSKLSPFFTQGTGGVTGFLDALPLAMVAYGAIVALSFLVGEVEKPNRTVPKAMAIAMAVVLVLYLVVLVATLGLVPSSYLQENEGMRYIPLYAAAFSLPGLAFLTPLISISAVLALLTTMIVTMALASHTLLATAEKGALPHFLARTGKENGAPLTATAVVVLVTGFFAAFPQLTNLLINLGALCNVIVVAIVCVTVIESRKQHPTKEAGFFHAPGGNILPILTLAVLVASYVPSVIQGGWQLWLATVIYYVIGLLFYRKSRRQV; encoded by the coding sequence GTGGCAACAAAGCAGAAGAAACTAGGAACCTTTGACAGTGTACATCTCTTGATCGGGGGAATGATCGGCAGTGCCATCTTCTCTCTTTCTGGAATGACCATCCTTAGTGCAGGACCGTCGGCGATTATCTCCTGGGTTCTTGGTGCGCTCATTCTGCTTGCATATGGCTTGCAGACAGCAGAGCTTGCCTCACGCTATCCCCAAAGCGGAGGGGTCTTTGCATTCCCAGCCTTACTCTTGGGTAAAACAAGGGAGCAAGGTAATTTGTGGGGGTGGATCTCAGCGTGGGCCTATCTCTTTGGGTGTATTGCAGGAGCAGCCTTCTCAGCTATCTATATTGGTATTTACCTCTCTGTTGCATTTCCTGCCATGGGGGCCTTGCAGGTACCGCTTGGGATTGCTGCAGTACTTTTTAGTGGGGTGCTGAACGCAGTACGTTTCCGTATTACCGGAAAAGCTACTACCGTGCTTACCCTGTTTCTTGGACTCACCTTGCTGATCTTCTCTGTCTCAGTATTTTCAAGCGGAAGCTGGGATGTTTCTAAACTTAGTCCCTTCTTTACACAGGGGACTGGGGGAGTTACAGGGTTCTTGGATGCACTTCCTCTTGCCATGGTAGCCTATGGGGCTATTGTTGCCCTGTCATTTCTTGTTGGGGAAGTAGAGAAACCGAACCGGACTGTTCCAAAGGCGATGGCGATTGCCATGGCCGTTGTCTTGGTGCTCTACTTGGTAGTGCTGGTAGCAACCTTGGGGTTGGTACCTTCATCCTACCTACAAGAGAATGAGGGGATGCGATACATTCCTCTCTACGCTGCTGCATTCAGTCTTCCTGGGTTAGCCTTCCTGACTCCTCTGATCTCCATTTCAGCGGTACTGGCACTTCTTACTACCATGATTGTCACCATGGCCCTTGCAAGCCATACCCTGCTAGCTACAGCAGAAAAGGGTGCGCTTCCTCATTTCCTTGCTAGAACAGGGAAGGAAAATGGTGCCCCACTGACAGCAACAGCAGTAGTAGTGCTCGTAACCGGGTTTTTTGCCGCATTTCCACAACTTACCAATCTTCTGATCAACCTAGGGGCTCTTTGCAATGTAATTGTGGTAGCAATTGTCTGTGTAACGGTAATTGAGTCAAGAAAACAACACCCAACCAAGGAAGCAGGGTTCTTCCATGCACCAGGAGGAAATATCCTTCCCATCCTGACACTGGCTGTGTTGGTTGCCAGTTATGTACCGAGTGTCATACAAGGTGGATGGCAGCTCTGGTTAGCAACGGTCATCTACTATGTAATTGGACTTCTTTTCTACCGAAAGTCGAGGAGGCAGGTATGA
- a CDS encoding riboflavin kinase → MNVAFGHFDGVHRGHQAILAHKPEKIYIQPVTGQAVLTTDEERDALIREYVGQACSIIHVDKRLETKGFDSVIVGSHHPGLASLKEHNEKLDLIKPVLYKDEPITADRIADSLLRGEIEEAEEMLGHPFTMTGEVVYGRQLGRTVGMPTVNMKIASNKLIPRHGVYGTITIVDGVRYLGVTSIGPRPTVDDYPTITIETFLLHFNRDLYGQVISMEIKNFIRPITKFESLQAVREQVDKDVLFVVEKGLE, encoded by the coding sequence ATGAATGTAGCATTCGGGCATTTTGATGGAGTCCATCGTGGGCACCAAGCCATCCTTGCCCACAAGCCAGAGAAAATATATATACAGCCGGTTACCGGTCAAGCAGTGCTTACCACTGATGAAGAGCGTGATGCCTTGATCAGGGAGTATGTAGGCCAGGCGTGTAGCATTATTCACGTTGATAAGCGTCTGGAAACCAAGGGTTTCGACTCTGTGATTGTGGGAAGCCATCACCCTGGGCTTGCCTCGCTCAAAGAGCACAATGAGAAGCTTGATCTCATTAAACCTGTGCTCTACAAGGATGAACCAATTACTGCTGACCGTATAGCCGATAGTTTGCTCAGGGGAGAGATTGAAGAGGCTGAAGAGATGCTAGGGCATCCCTTCACCATGACTGGAGAAGTGGTCTACGGAAGACAGCTAGGGAGAACGGTGGGAATGCCTACTGTCAACATGAAAATTGCATCCAACAAGCTTATCCCACGTCATGGGGTGTATGGAACCATCACCATTGTTGATGGGGTGAGATACCTTGGTGTTACGAGTATCGGTCCTCGGCCAACTGTTGATGATTATCCTACTATTACCATTGAGACCTTCCTTCTTCATTTCAATCGTGACCTCTATGGTCAGGTTATATCCATGGAGATCAAGAATTTCATTCGTCCCATCACCAAGTTCGAGAGCCTTCAGGCTGTCAGGGAGCAGGTAGACAAGGATGTGCTGTTTGTGGTGGAGAAGGGGTTGGAGTAG
- a CDS encoding glycosyltransferase, whose translation MNNPLVSIIMSTYNEPYAYIKAAVESLLAQTYSNIEYIIIVDNPENTEAIRALKTYESSDERIMLHINPENRGLVYCLNYGTQLSHGDYIARMDADDISLPDRIEKEVKFLHSQSCDMVSTQMIPIDEDGNTLPREGGPVYRRNHSLEKQMYCENLVVHPSVLIKKSVLLDLQGYRSIQSVEDYDLWLRLLSCGYSIGIMEEPLLAHRISLEGVGRSDRYGQFLGAQYVRFLYRMRKRTGKDNHSEELFEKFRRKYHYYNRHAKRNYQKAYQAYCEAKIARNRGDRIAAFKLLGYSFLISGLRRRHVATGMYYKLRNFLVVSF comes from the coding sequence GTGAATAATCCTCTTGTATCCATAATTATGAGTACGTATAACGAACCCTATGCATATATTAAAGCAGCTGTAGAATCCCTGCTTGCACAAACCTATTCCAATATTGAATATATAATTATTGTAGATAACCCAGAGAATACAGAAGCGATAAGGGCTCTAAAAACCTATGAATCCAGTGATGAAAGGATTATGCTCCATATCAATCCAGAGAACAGAGGATTAGTGTATTGCTTGAATTATGGCACACAACTTTCGCACGGAGACTACATAGCACGAATGGATGCTGATGATATTTCTCTTCCAGATAGAATAGAAAAAGAGGTCAAATTTCTTCACTCTCAAAGTTGTGATATGGTGTCAACTCAGATGATACCCATCGACGAAGATGGTAATACTCTTCCAAGAGAGGGAGGCCCTGTCTACAGGCGAAACCATAGCCTAGAGAAACAAATGTATTGCGAGAATCTGGTAGTACATCCTTCTGTATTAATCAAAAAATCCGTTTTGCTGGATTTACAAGGATATCGGTCTATCCAGTCGGTAGAAGATTATGATTTGTGGTTACGTCTATTAAGCTGTGGTTATAGTATCGGAATTATGGAAGAGCCTTTACTTGCACATCGGATCTCTTTGGAAGGTGTGGGGCGATCGGATAGATACGGCCAATTCTTAGGAGCTCAATATGTACGATTTTTATATCGGATGAGAAAGCGGACCGGAAAGGACAATCATTCAGAAGAATTATTTGAAAAATTCCGGCGTAAGTATCATTATTACAATAGACATGCGAAGAGGAATTATCAGAAAGCATATCAAGCCTACTGTGAAGCAAAAATTGCAAGAAACCGAGGGGATAGAATCGCTGCTTTCAAACTTTTAGGATATTCTTTCTTAATCTCCGGATTACGAAGAAGACATGTCGCAACGGGTATGTACTATAAACTACGTAATTTTCTGGTAGTATCATTTTGA
- a CDS encoding glycosyltransferase: protein MKTVLFYISNLKKGGAQRVLSTLSNHFAETYQIILLTTTYGKSSYELHPSIQLLSLDDSSEAVLENKFKKNIRRNKRLLEIVDTYHPAVIITFLEREIFRILYIRKKITVPVIVSFRNDPQVDYASLLPRLSIKWLIKRADGIVFQTPDAKQFFSGCYRCNDTIIPNPLNPVFLIERDVQQREPRIVTVGKLFPQKNHALLIRSFATIAEEFPNYTLEIFGEGDLREPLQTLIHELALDSRVFLRGIMNNIEEYLFDASMFVLSSDYEGVSNALIEAMALGLPVISTDCPCGGSAMLIDDGVNGLLTPVGDEQALASAMRKMILDKSFSQRLGNRAKEVREIVHPQAVFSLWDLYIDAVSNRANLGGLR, encoded by the coding sequence ATGAAGACAGTATTATTTTATATATCCAATTTGAAAAAAGGTGGTGCACAGAGGGTTTTAAGTACACTCTCTAATCACTTTGCAGAAACATACCAGATAATTCTCCTTACTACGACATATGGAAAAAGCTCCTATGAGTTGCATCCTTCAATACAATTACTCAGTTTGGATGATTCTTCAGAAGCAGTACTTGAGAACAAGTTTAAAAAGAATATCCGACGTAACAAGCGGTTGCTCGAGATAGTTGATACGTATCATCCTGCAGTAATTATTACCTTTCTTGAGAGAGAAATTTTTCGTATTCTTTATATCAGAAAAAAAATTACTGTTCCTGTTATCGTTTCATTTCGAAATGATCCACAAGTCGACTATGCTTCATTACTACCAAGGCTTTCTATAAAATGGTTAATCAAGAGAGCTGATGGAATTGTATTTCAAACACCTGATGCAAAGCAGTTTTTTTCAGGCTGCTATAGATGCAATGATACAATTATACCAAATCCACTGAATCCTGTTTTTCTTATTGAGCGAGATGTCCAGCAACGGGAACCGAGGATTGTTACTGTTGGTAAACTTTTCCCCCAAAAGAATCATGCACTACTCATCCGATCCTTCGCAACAATTGCAGAAGAATTTCCCAACTATACACTCGAGATTTTTGGAGAAGGGGATTTGAGAGAACCTTTACAAACATTAATACATGAGCTTGCATTGGATTCTCGAGTTTTCCTTCGTGGTATTATGAACAATATTGAAGAGTATCTGTTTGATGCGAGTATGTTCGTACTCTCCTCTGATTATGAAGGTGTTTCAAATGCCTTAATTGAAGCTATGGCTTTAGGATTGCCAGTTATATCTACTGATTGTCCATGCGGAGGTTCAGCTATGTTAATCGATGACGGAGTGAATGGATTATTGACTCCAGTTGGAGATGAGCAGGCTTTGGCTAGTGCTATGAGAAAAATGATATTGGATAAGAGTTTTTCTCAGAGACTTGGTAACCGTGCAAAAGAAGTTCGGGAAATTGTACACCCTCAAGCAGTATTTTCCCTATGGGATTTATATATAGATGCAGTAAGCAATAGAGCCAATCTGGGAGGGTTGAGATAA